Proteins encoded in a region of the Paenibacillus sp. W2I17 genome:
- the nikA gene encoding nickel ABC transporter substrate-binding protein: MKKGLTFTSILLLVSAIALLAGCAQSTKEKESAQTEPANSQVQTELIYASAKDINDMNPHLYTGSMPAQGMVYESLVENTPDGIKPLLAESWDISEDGKTYTFHLRQDVKFHDGESFNAEAVKQNIDAVQANAEKHAWIKLSTKITSVKVIDEHTVELTLSEAYYPALVELSMTRPYVFISPKDFKDGGTKDGVSGFHGTGPYKLTAHKVEENATFEANEDYWGGAPAIKKITSKVLPAGETTFLALQKGEINFVFTDDRGADSIDVEAMDQLAESGDYQVVRSEAMNTNMIVANSSRENSPVQETAVREALWVGIDRETISKDIFNGTQTVADTLFSANVNYAKVDLKKREYDPELAKNLLDQAGWTLADGEGVRTKNGQPLAMKLYYDSNSSSQKIQAEMIQYSMKELGIQLEILGEESTSIANRRATGEYDLLFNQTWGLAYDPQSTIAAFTSDSAYKHTTSGIAQADELYKKIDEVMVSTDEASRQSLYADIMKIVHDEALFIPITNGRVTVVAPENLNGISFKQTQYELPFEQMNFK, from the coding sequence GTGAAAAAGGGTCTTACTTTTACATCCATACTATTGCTGGTGTCTGCCATTGCGCTGCTCGCCGGATGCGCTCAGAGCACAAAAGAGAAAGAGAGCGCCCAAACGGAGCCTGCCAATAGCCAGGTACAAACTGAACTTATCTATGCTTCTGCCAAAGATATTAATGATATGAACCCCCATCTGTACACGGGTTCCATGCCTGCACAAGGGATGGTATACGAGTCACTGGTGGAAAACACGCCTGACGGGATCAAGCCATTGCTGGCTGAATCATGGGATATCTCCGAGGATGGCAAGACGTATACTTTTCATCTGCGACAAGATGTGAAATTCCATGATGGAGAGTCGTTCAACGCAGAGGCAGTTAAACAAAATATCGATGCAGTACAGGCGAATGCCGAAAAACATGCCTGGATCAAGCTGTCTACCAAAATCACGAGTGTAAAGGTAATCGATGAGCATACGGTGGAGCTAACGCTGTCGGAAGCCTATTATCCGGCACTAGTGGAATTGTCCATGACAAGACCTTACGTCTTCATATCACCCAAGGATTTCAAGGATGGCGGAACCAAAGACGGAGTAAGTGGTTTCCACGGCACAGGACCTTACAAGCTTACTGCTCATAAAGTCGAAGAGAATGCCACGTTTGAAGCCAATGAAGACTATTGGGGTGGTGCACCTGCAATCAAGAAGATCACATCCAAGGTTCTTCCGGCAGGTGAAACGACATTCCTGGCATTGCAAAAGGGAGAGATCAACTTTGTGTTCACCGATGACCGGGGAGCAGATAGTATCGATGTGGAGGCCATGGACCAATTGGCTGAATCCGGTGATTATCAAGTGGTTCGAAGTGAAGCGATGAATACCAATATGATCGTAGCCAATAGCAGTCGCGAGAATAGTCCGGTTCAGGAAACGGCAGTGCGGGAAGCGTTATGGGTGGGCATTGATCGGGAAACGATCAGTAAAGATATTTTCAACGGAACGCAGACTGTAGCGGACACGCTATTTTCAGCCAATGTCAATTACGCCAAGGTAGACCTTAAGAAACGGGAGTATGATCCGGAATTGGCTAAAAATCTTCTGGACCAAGCTGGCTGGACATTGGCAGATGGTGAAGGTGTGAGAACGAAGAACGGTCAGCCTTTAGCCATGAAATTATACTATGACAGCAACTCGTCTTCACAGAAAATACAGGCCGAAATGATTCAGTATTCCATGAAAGAATTGGGGATTCAGCTTGAAATATTGGGCGAAGAGTCCACTTCCATTGCGAATCGGAGAGCTACCGGGGAATATGATCTGCTCTTTAATCAAACCTGGGGATTGGCCTATGATCCACAGAGTACCATTGCTGCATTTACATCAGATTCGGCATACAAGCATACAACAAGCGGAATTGCCCAAGCAGATGAACTGTACAAAAAAATCGATGAGGTCATGGTTTCCACGGATGAGGCTTCACGCCAATCCCTGTATGCCGACATTATGAAGATCGTCCATGATGAAGCGTTGTTCATCCCGATTACCAACGGACGTGTCACCGTAGTCGCTCCCGAGAATCTTAATGGAATCTCATTTAAGCAGACCCAATATGAACTGCCATTTGAACAAATGAATTTTAAATAG
- the opp1B gene encoding nickel/cobalt ABC transporter permease: MGSYIVKRILLTIPLLIIISFITFVLINLSPLDPAVVVLQAQEVPQITEELIAQTNKALGFDQPFMIQYVNWIRAVLQLDFGNSYVSGEPVWSLMGPAFMNTLKLTLVSSVFIIALSILLGVICAMREGTLLDRSVRGTSFFLTAMPSYWLAAMMIWYFSVKLDLLPTSGMDSYRSYILPVIVITVSYTGIYFRTVRSSMLSNMNEDYVLYARASGLSEKKVTLHILRNSLQVAVSIFCMAIPIVLGSTVVIENVFAWPGLGRLSVKSILSRDFPIIQAYVLMLAVTFVLFNTLSDIINAAMNPRLRKEF; this comes from the coding sequence ATGGGAAGTTATATCGTCAAAAGGATTCTGTTAACCATCCCTTTACTGATTATCATTTCATTTATAACGTTTGTTCTGATTAATCTATCTCCCTTGGACCCGGCGGTTGTTGTGTTACAGGCACAGGAAGTTCCGCAGATCACAGAGGAATTAATTGCCCAGACCAACAAGGCATTGGGGTTTGATCAGCCGTTCATGATCCAGTATGTGAACTGGATTAGGGCTGTTTTGCAGTTGGACTTCGGCAACTCATATGTATCGGGTGAACCGGTGTGGTCTCTGATGGGGCCGGCTTTTATGAACACATTGAAGTTAACGCTTGTCTCATCGGTATTCATTATTGCGCTGTCCATTCTGCTGGGTGTGATCTGTGCCATGAGAGAAGGCACGCTGCTGGATCGATCGGTCAGAGGTACTTCCTTTTTCCTTACCGCCATGCCATCCTACTGGCTTGCAGCCATGATGATCTGGTATTTTTCCGTCAAGCTGGACCTGTTACCTACCAGCGGCATGGACTCGTATCGAAGCTACATTCTACCGGTGATTGTAATCACGGTGAGTTATACGGGCATTTACTTCCGAACGGTTCGAAGTTCCATGCTGAGCAATATGAATGAGGACTATGTGTTATATGCACGGGCAAGTGGTTTGAGTGAGAAGAAAGTTACCCTGCATATTCTGAGAAATTCATTACAGGTGGCTGTGTCCATCTTTTGTATGGCGATCCCGATCGTGTTGGGCAGTACGGTAGTCATCGAAAATGTATTTGCCTGGCCGGGGCTCGGGAGGCTCAGCGTGAAATCCATTTTAAGCAGGGATTTTCCGATTATTCAGGCGTATGTTCTGATGTTGGCTGTCACCTTTGTCTTGTTTAACACGTTATCCGACATCATTAATGCGGCGATGAATCCCCGTTTGAGAAAGGAATTCTGA